CGTTGAGCCGTCCACCGAGGCAAAGCGGGCAGCCGAGAAATATCCGAAAGTCCGTTTTTCCCGCTGCAGCGTAATCAGGCAGCTTGGGAGCTGCCCGTCAAACAGCCGCTCGTTGAAATGGTCGTAGGCCATCTGCAGCTCGTTGTAGGTTTCCTGCGTAGGTGCCAAGCGGGGTGAGGGCACAAGGTCTAGCTGGTTTGGCTGATCGGTCATATTTGTATTGTGCAATACAAATCATCATTTACAAACATCCCGCCTGATGCGAAAATGCATCAGATTTGATGTTGAAGGAGTAGCCATGAGATCGACCTTTACGATCGACGACGAAGTCGTGAACCGTGCCCGCGCTGTTGCAGCGCCCGGTATTGCTGTGCCTGAACTGGTACGCCTGGCACTTGAGACCTTCACGCGCGTCGAGGCAGGCAAGCGCTTGGCTGCCCTGGGCGGAAGCGCGCCAGACATGCATGATGTGCCACGCCGTGGCAGCGCGGCAGATGCCGAAGGCTCTCGCTGATGCCGGTGTCCGTTCTAGTCGATACCTCGGTGTGGGTGAGGCATTTTCGGGAGGCCGACATTCACCTGCGGGAGCTCCTGGTGCAAGACAGCGTGC
This window of the Comamonas testosteroni genome carries:
- a CDS encoding type II toxin-antitoxin system VapB family antitoxin yields the protein MRSTFTIDDEVVNRARAVAAPGIAVPELVRLALETFTRVEAGKRLAALGGSAPDMHDVPRRGSAADAEGSR